The window CACGACGCCCTGAAACTCAATCCGAACTCCCTCCTTGCCCGAATTCTCCTTGGTGACCTCTTGTTAAGCCAGGGTGAAGTTGACGAGGCAATCCGGGTCTGGAAAGAGGTAATTGAAGTGGCGCCGGAAAAAAATTACCTCGTCCGGGAGCGACTGGAACGGGCATACTTTGAGAGTGGCCACTACGAAGAGGTTACCAACCTCTACCGCCGACTCCTGTTTCGGGTACCGCAAGACACCGGACTGGTTCTGGCGTTAGCCGAAATCTACGCCAAAATGGAAAACTTAAAGGAAGCCCGCAACATCCTTGAAAAGGCAACGAAAAACGGCGATGCTGCCACCCGCATCTTCCTGGCGCAGATTTTGCTGCGGGAAGGTGAAACGGCACGCGCACTCACCGTCCTCAATGAAGCGATGAGCAAGTTAGCCGCCAACACCCGGCACTGTAAAAAATGTAACGCCCTGCTCCGGCAGAGTGAAATCCGGTGCCACCAATGCGGCACCTGGCAGGATGATGTGACATAAGTTTACCGCGACCGTAGCCGACGCCGCAATGGCAGAAAAACTCACTCCCCTTTTGACTCAGTACCACCGAATAAAGCAACGCTATCCGGAAACACTTCTGCTCTTTCGGGTAGGTGACTTTTACGAGATGTTTTATCAGGATGCGGAAATCGGTGCCCGGGCGCTGAATCTGACCCTCACCTCCCGCTCACACGGTCCGAACCATCGCGTGCCCCTCGCCGGCATCCCGGCAAAGTCGCTCGACACCTATGTTGCCCGCCTCGTCGAACAGGGGTTCAAAATTGCGGTGTGCGAGCAACTCGAACCCCCCAATCAGGGGAAACCGGTTGTTGCCCGTGATGTGGTCGAGGTAATCACTCCGGGCACCCTGGTGCGCGACACCCTGCTTGATGAACACCGCAACAACTATCTACTGGCAATCTCACCGGGTGCCATCTGGGGTGTCGCCTTTACCGACCTTTCCACCGGAGAATTTTACGCTGCCGAAATTCCTCCGGCATCAATTGGCGAAGAACTTACCCGCATTGCACCTTCCGAAATCCTTTTGCCCCAGGGTTGGATGGGCGAACTTCCCTCTTACCTGCCGGGAAGGGTAACAAAACTGGACGACTACTACTTCACACCCGAATTTGCCTTTGAAAAACTCACCTCCCATTTCGGTGTTGCCAACCTTGCCGGTTTTGGTGTTGACCATCTGACCGAAGCGATCTGTGCCGCCGGCGCAATCCTCGAATACCTGGAGCAAACTCAATGCACGACTTTACCCCATCTCCAGCGCCTCACGCCTTATCAAAACACCGATTTTCTGCTCATCGACCGCATCTCACGGCGCAACCTTGAACTGCTCGAAAAACTTCACCCCCAAAACAAAGGGGACCGCGAAATCGGAACGCTCTTCTGGCTTCTTAATCGAACCTGCACCCCGGCGGGCACCAGACTGCTCCGCCGCTGGCTTCTTACCCCATTACTCTCGGTCGAAAAAATCAACGAACGGCTTGACGCCGTCGCAGCATTACTGACACCCGCCTCTCCCCTTGAACAACTCCAGCAACTCCTGAGCAAAGTTGGCGACCTCGAAAGAGTCGCCTCCCGTATCGCCTTAGACCGTGCCACCCCTCGTGATTTAGTTGCCCTCCGTTCCTGGTTGACCGTTGTCCCCGACATAAAACTGCTGCTGAAAGACCTTTCTGCCCTAATCCTTCAGAGGTCAGCCGAACTCATCCCTGACTTCACCCCGCTCGTAAAAGAACTGGAGCGCGCCCTGATCGACTCGCCGCCCACCACCATCACCGACGGCGGTATCTTCCGACCAAGTTACAACGAAGAACTGGACAACCTCCGGGAACTCACCAAAGATGCGAAACAGTTCCTTGCCCGACTTCAGGAGTCCGAGCGCGCCCGCACCGGTATCCCCAACCTGCGCATCGGCTACAACTCGGTTTTTGGCTACTACATTGAAGTTACCCGGTCATATCTGCGCCTTGTTCCGAGTGACTACATCCGCAAACAAACCGTTACCGGCGGCGAACGGTTTATCACCCCGCAGTTAAAAGAGTACGAAACAAAAATCATCAACGCCGAAGAGCGCAGCAAAACCCTTGAATACGAACTGTTTATCGACCTGCGCAATCGCATCAAACCGGACTGTAACAAAATCATCGAACTGGCAAACACTCTTGCCACAGTTGATGTCCTGGCAGCCTTTGCCCGGCTTGCCCGGGAAAAAAACTACACCCGTCCGGTTATTGACAGTTCAACCACAATCGAAATCAAAGCGGGCCGCCATCCCGTAGTGGAAACAATCTCTACCGAACCGTTCATCCCCAACGACACATATCTCGACACGACCAACAATCAGATTCTAATCATCACCGGACCGAATATGGCGGGAAAATCCACCTACTTACGCCAGACGGCGTTGATTGTCATTATGGCGCAACTCGGCTCCTTTGTGCCGGCACGCTCTGCCCGGATTGGTATCGTCGATAAGATTTTCACCCGCATCGGCGCCTCAGACGACCTGGCGCGGGGTGTCTCCACATTCCTCGCAGAAATGAACGAAACCGCTAACATCCTGAACAACGCCACCTCACGCAGTTTAGTAATCTTAGATGAAGTTGGCCGGGGAACCGCAACCGAAGACGGTGTCGCTATCGCCTGGGCAACAGTTGAATATCTCCACGGCGATGAAAAGTTCTGCCCCCGAACCCTGTTCGCAACCCATTATCACGAACTGACCCAGCTTCCCAACCATTTGCCCCGGACAAAGAATTTCAGTTTTCTGGTCCGGGAAAAGGGTGATGAGGTCATCTTCTTGAGAAAAATCCATCCTGGTCCGGCGGATAAAAGTTACGGAATTGCGGTTGCCAAACTCGCTGGCTTACCAGAACGAGTTATCCGCCGGGCGCGTGAACTGTTAACCCTCTTCACCAGAAACGAGCAGATTAACTTTGCGCAGTTAAAAGCAGCGCCGGAAAAACCCGTTGCTGCGGACCAGCCTTTTAATCATCCGGTGCTTGAGCGGCTGCGCAACCTGAACATAGACGAAATCTCTCCACTTAAGGCACTAAACCTCCTCGCCGAACTCAACCGTCTTTTAAAAGACCAGTAAACCTTTTTAACCTCTGATCACGACTTCCACCCTGACAGCAAACCCGGAATGGGGTGTCGCACTCGTGTAAACCACATATTTTCAACACACTAACCTATAAAGACATCTAACAAACTACCGTTACGCCAATTGTGCTTAACAAATTCTGATTGTTTAACTATCAATACTATAAAAACTTAGGCAATTGAATTGAAATTTTACCTCAGGGAACGCATATTGCTTAATTATAAAACGGAAAGGGTAACGGGATGGCCCAATTCAAGGGGTTACATCCGAAGGAGCGATAAGTTTATGGGCCATTCCGTTGCCTGCGGGATAGTTGTAAACAAACAAACGAGGGGGTGAAAAATGTTTGCAGAACTGCTTACCGTCGAACGTAACGAACTTATGCGTGACCTTTTTGCAACCTACCCATTTAAGCCCTATCTCTGGGCACTGGGTAAGGAAAGAGAAGGCGCGGCGGACAACTACATCTTATCACAGATAAATGAAGCGGTAAAAGCCGGTGGCATCGCCCGCACCTATTATCTCGATGGCAAAGTGCAGGGATTATGCGTTATCAAACCGGACATTTTAGCAACCCAGGAACTCAACTGCCGGTCCTACCGAATAACCCATCTCATCGCAATGGGAAAACCTGATGTTCAGATGCTTGTCAAGAACTTGCTCATCCGCGAGACATTAAGAACACTGCCTAAAAACAGTTGTATCGTTGCCCGTTGCCCGTACTCAGACCTGACATCAATCAATGCCCTGGAAAGTTGCGGTTTTTTCACAACACACACCGCATTGATTCTGGCAAAAGAGCTGTCGAAAAACGATTGGCTGGCGACTCCGGCCGAAGATTACGAGGTAACACTGATAGACAGAAACGACATTGATTACTTCGACGAGTCTGTTCTCGATATTCCGGAAGGGGTTCTGGGTTGGGATGTCAATCTGCCACCGCGCATCCTCAGTAAAGTCCATCGTGATTGGTTGCGCACCTATGCGGCAACCGCACCGGCAACGGCAGCGCAATCCGCGGCAAGCACCTCCATCAACAAATCGAACGGTCTCAGCCAAGCGCTGTTTGCCGCCGTTGACCAGGGTCGCGTCGTTGGTATCGCCGCCGAACGCACTAAACCCGATGCCGGTAATGCACTCGGTTTTAATGTCGGAACTATTGACATTTTGACGACCGCTCCGGAATACCGCGGCAACGGTGTCGCAACCAAACTGCTCAAGGAGTCTTTGAACCAATTTGTTCAAAAAGGGGTTCGCGTCGCCGAATTGATACTCCATACCAATGACGGCTTCCTAACGCAAACTTACCAGGAAATGGGTTTCTTCACCGTCGGTACTACCCTGACACTCGTTTACTGTGGCGGTAAACAACCGGACCGGGCAAAATTAGCGCGAATCAGGGGGTAATATAAGAAATTCAAAGAGCAACAAAAGGCAGTTTAATATAACCAGGGAGGAAGTATGGCTAAAATAGCGGTTGGGGTTTGGGCGATTTTCGGGTTAATGACCACGATTCTCGCCCAACCTATTGGCGGTCAGAACGACCAGTACCCGCAAGCGCCGGCAATCTCAATCCGCGCGTCAATCTGGGGACAGGTTAATCACCCAGGTCAGTACTCATTCAACAGTGCTGCCGACCTTTTTGAACTGATTTCCGCTGCCGGTGGCCCAACAAGCAACGCCGATGTCCGCCATATCATCGTTCTACGGGAAAAAGACGGCACCCGGCACCGGTTTAATCTCCAGCGTCTCGCGATATCCGGTCAACGGTTTTTCCTTGCCACCGGTGATGTGGTAATTATCCCGGAATCTTTCTGGAGCAAATTCCGTAACGGTTTACCGGTAATCACTGCTGCCGCGGCAGTCGCAAATGTTGCCATAACCGCAATCCTTCTATCACAAAGGTAATTACGATGTGCGCGCTGTGATGACGGCATTAAAAGCACCCGCCACCGAGGGAAAAAGCCCGTCCGTCCTTATCGTTGATGACGAGTTAGACTTCGCCAACACCCTCGCTGACATCCTCCTCACTAAAGGCTATCAACCACTTATCGCCACATCGGGGTGGGAGGCAATTAACCTACTGGAACAAACTACGCCGGATGTAATTCTTGTCGACCTACGGCTTCCCGACACCAATGGTATCAATCTGTTACCAAAAATTAAAAAGTGCGCGCCGCACGCACAGGTAATCATCCTGACCGGCCACGCAACCCTGGAAACGGCAATTCAGGCTTTGCATGAGGGTGCCTTTGGCTATTTGCGCAAACCCTGCTCACCCGACCGCTTGTTTCTCACCTTAGAAAACGCCCTGCTCCGGCAGCAGAATGTCCACACATCACCCGGTGTCCTTGGTGAACTACTCTTCCATTCAGCGCTTCCCGCGTTTACCTTTGACCCGGAAAACGGTACAATCCTTAACTTCAACCCGGCATTTTTCAAATTGACAGAAACCGTCCCCAGTCCGGCTGTTACCCAGAACATTTTTTTCTTTTTGAACGAAAGTGAAGCGCAGATGCACTCTTATCTTGCCAACCTGAAAACTACGAGTACCGCCACGCGATTGGTAAAAATCCCTTCGGAAAATTCAACCCGTTACTATCGGTTGCTCGCTTTCCTGACACCGAAAAATCCTAACCGGGCGCTGGGTGTACTCATCGACATCACCAACCATTATAAATCCGAACTCGCTGCCCGACGCCGTTTTGAGTACTTCCAGAGTATCTGGGAAAACCTTGCCACCGGCGTGGTGATTGTTGATAGCCAGTATGCGATTCAACAGGTAAACCCCTGGTTTGCACGTATCTACCAAACGACGCCCGAACAACTCAAAGAAAAAAAATGTCATAGTGTGGTACACGGCTTTTCCCGCCCCTGCCATCATTACGGCATAACCTGCCCGATTGTCAATGTCCTGGCATCAGGAACAACTTTTCGGGCAACCCACAAACA is drawn from candidate division WOR-3 bacterium and contains these coding sequences:
- a CDS encoding response regulator; this translates as MTALKAPATEGKSPSVLIVDDELDFANTLADILLTKGYQPLIATSGWEAINLLEQTTPDVILVDLRLPDTNGINLLPKIKKCAPHAQVIILTGHATLETAIQALHEGAFGYLRKPCSPDRLFLTLENALLRQQNVHTSPGVLGELLFHSALPAFTFDPENGTILNFNPAFFKLTETVPSPAVTQNIFFFLNESEAQMHSYLANLKTTSTATRLVKIPSENSTRYYRLLAFLTPKNPNRALGVLIDITNHYKSELAARRRFEYFQSIWENLATGVVIVDSQYAIQQVNPWFARIYQTTPEQLKEKKCHSVVHGFSRPCHHYGITCPIVNVLASGTTFRATHKHLTPDGTTRHIETTVAPLHDEDNTIIAFLMIHNDLTEMKLIQDELIEKTQKLAELNEELRQQAEKLKKANFELLRLSTAKDEFISVVSHELRTPLTVIAEVLNLLLDGSSGTISEKQNQLLTAANRNCRRLTALINDILDLSKLEADKINIHPTRFDICGLIEEVKRSFLPAAAEKGLTLQTSTPPAPVMVYADEKHIHRVLVNLVGNAIKFTEQGGITIAVEKKEKQALISVTDTGIGIPESEQSCIFDKFYQAHHHTGLRVPGTGLGLAITKKLLELNSSTIGLESKPNAGSRFYFPLPLIGDDESSQVKQNVINLDGNHGTDN
- a CDS encoding SLBB domain-containing protein; the protein is MAKIAVGVWAIFGLMTTILAQPIGGQNDQYPQAPAISIRASIWGQVNHPGQYSFNSAADLFELISAAGGPTSNADVRHIIVLREKDGTRHRFNLQRLAISGQRFFLATGDVVIIPESFWSKFRNGLPVITAAAAVANVAITAILLSQR
- a CDS encoding GNAT family N-acetyltransferase codes for the protein MFAELLTVERNELMRDLFATYPFKPYLWALGKEREGAADNYILSQINEAVKAGGIARTYYLDGKVQGLCVIKPDILATQELNCRSYRITHLIAMGKPDVQMLVKNLLIRETLRTLPKNSCIVARCPYSDLTSINALESCGFFTTHTALILAKELSKNDWLATPAEDYEVTLIDRNDIDYFDESVLDIPEGVLGWDVNLPPRILSKVHRDWLRTYAATAPATAAQSAASTSINKSNGLSQALFAAVDQGRVVGIAAERTKPDAGNALGFNVGTIDILTTAPEYRGNGVATKLLKESLNQFVQKGVRVAELILHTNDGFLTQTYQEMGFFTVGTTLTLVYCGGKQPDRAKLARIRG
- the mutS gene encoding DNA mismatch repair protein MutS, with product MAEKLTPLLTQYHRIKQRYPETLLLFRVGDFYEMFYQDAEIGARALNLTLTSRSHGPNHRVPLAGIPAKSLDTYVARLVEQGFKIAVCEQLEPPNQGKPVVARDVVEVITPGTLVRDTLLDEHRNNYLLAISPGAIWGVAFTDLSTGEFYAAEIPPASIGEELTRIAPSEILLPQGWMGELPSYLPGRVTKLDDYYFTPEFAFEKLTSHFGVANLAGFGVDHLTEAICAAGAILEYLEQTQCTTLPHLQRLTPYQNTDFLLIDRISRRNLELLEKLHPQNKGDREIGTLFWLLNRTCTPAGTRLLRRWLLTPLLSVEKINERLDAVAALLTPASPLEQLQQLLSKVGDLERVASRIALDRATPRDLVALRSWLTVVPDIKLLLKDLSALILQRSAELIPDFTPLVKELERALIDSPPTTITDGGIFRPSYNEELDNLRELTKDAKQFLARLQESERARTGIPNLRIGYNSVFGYYIEVTRSYLRLVPSDYIRKQTVTGGERFITPQLKEYETKIINAEERSKTLEYELFIDLRNRIKPDCNKIIELANTLATVDVLAAFARLAREKNYTRPVIDSSTTIEIKAGRHPVVETISTEPFIPNDTYLDTTNNQILIITGPNMAGKSTYLRQTALIVIMAQLGSFVPARSARIGIVDKIFTRIGASDDLARGVSTFLAEMNETANILNNATSRSLVILDEVGRGTATEDGVAIAWATVEYLHGDEKFCPRTLFATHYHELTQLPNHLPRTKNFSFLVREKGDEVIFLRKIHPGPADKSYGIAVAKLAGLPERVIRRARELLTLFTRNEQINFAQLKAAPEKPVAADQPFNHPVLERLRNLNIDEISPLKALNLLAELNRLLKDQ